From a region of the Tenggerimyces flavus genome:
- a CDS encoding UvrD-helicase domain-containing protein produces the protein MAEQLADQAVRERIATDLGSTLFVEAGAGSGKTTVLVERIVALVVHAGISVEHIAAVTFTEKAAAELRDRIRVGLEELAGEEGIVGARAEAALDDLDGAAIGTLHSFAGRILAEHPIEAGLPPLVQVVDEVGAQVGFERRWHDLRVALLDDAELAPTLRLVLAVGIDLERHLRPLARDFDANWDLVDEHIVRLGEPGPVPDPSLAELRERAEAVLAMGGRRADVDDKLAQRLTRLRTWIADVDAAEQSLDRFVLLGAVPDSGYYGARRNWPGTDLAILREALANLRTAAFAQRAHVLDAALRRVAYRIAVHTVLAATERRTSGRLTFHDLLVLARTVLRDPVHGARVRTTLQERYQRILLDEFQDTDPIQIELAVRIAAGADGDAADWREVAVPAGALFVVGDPKQSIYRFRRADIGAFLAARTRLGGVLDLTTNFRATPDLLGWINTVFGQLIQPTADSQPEYVGLDPDPSRPPWDGAGPAVLAVGPDPHPVQTSADRVRELEAADVASTILRAVAEGWQVDDRADGSWQRRPLRLGDVTILVPTRTSIGALESAFDQAGIPFRTDATSLVYSSREVRDLMLAARALADPTDQLALVSTLRSTLFGCGDDDLWRWKEAGGRWSIFAPPPEEVPPDDPVRESMAWLRSAALARPQLAPVELLDRIVRDRHQLELAVDADGLGRPRHRERWRRIRYVLDQARAWSEAEHGTLREYLAWAARQAEESARVSEPVLPESDEDAVRIMTIHAAKGLQFPMVIVSGLGARWPNTTARALWSTNGYQLRVTRYTETAGYAEAAAAERELEHAEDLRLLYVACTRAESRLVVSLHRSARRYPARDQVSLSLAELLASASASTGQQTWTCAGDLSAVPPLPSVVAAAPVPFPTWTEWQVEHARAVAQATLPAAVSATDVAHGRAPVELPSVAIAGLAKQPRDLELPPWAKGRYGTAVGRAVHAVLQTVSLATGDGLEPIAESLSQAEGVGEHSAVVAAMSRSALASPVIGRAATREHWKETYVGTIIDDVLVEGYVDLLYREDDGRLVIVDYKTDAAPTEETVRAYATQLSLYARAIHDATGSPADCVLLFCSVDAGATELWLPL, from the coding sequence ATGGCTGAGCAGCTGGCCGACCAGGCCGTCCGTGAACGCATCGCGACCGACCTCGGCTCGACGTTGTTCGTCGAGGCGGGTGCCGGGTCGGGCAAGACCACCGTGCTGGTCGAACGCATCGTCGCGCTGGTCGTCCACGCGGGCATCTCCGTCGAGCACATCGCCGCGGTGACGTTCACCGAGAAGGCCGCCGCCGAGCTCCGCGACCGGATCCGCGTCGGCTTGGAGGAGCTCGCCGGCGAGGAGGGCATCGTCGGCGCACGAGCCGAGGCGGCGCTGGACGATCTGGACGGCGCGGCGATCGGCACGCTGCACTCGTTCGCGGGTCGCATCCTCGCCGAGCATCCGATCGAGGCCGGGCTACCACCGCTGGTGCAGGTGGTCGACGAGGTCGGCGCTCAGGTCGGCTTCGAACGGCGCTGGCACGACCTGCGGGTCGCGCTGCTCGACGACGCCGAGCTGGCCCCGACGCTCCGACTCGTGCTTGCCGTCGGCATCGACCTCGAGCGCCATCTGCGCCCGCTTGCCCGCGACTTCGACGCCAACTGGGACCTGGTCGACGAGCACATCGTCCGCCTCGGCGAGCCGGGACCGGTGCCGGATCCGTCGCTGGCCGAGCTGCGCGAGCGTGCCGAGGCCGTGTTGGCCATGGGTGGGCGCCGCGCGGACGTCGACGACAAGCTGGCCCAACGCCTCACCCGGCTGCGCACCTGGATCGCCGACGTCGACGCCGCCGAGCAGAGCCTCGACCGGTTCGTGCTGCTGGGCGCCGTCCCCGACAGCGGCTACTACGGCGCGCGGCGCAACTGGCCCGGCACCGATCTCGCAATACTCCGAGAGGCGCTCGCCAACCTCAGGACAGCGGCGTTCGCCCAACGAGCCCACGTGCTCGACGCCGCGCTTCGCCGCGTCGCCTACCGGATCGCCGTCCACACCGTCCTGGCCGCGACCGAACGAAGGACGAGCGGTCGGCTCACGTTCCACGACCTGCTCGTGCTCGCGCGGACCGTGCTGCGCGACCCGGTCCACGGCGCCCGGGTGCGGACCACCCTGCAGGAGCGGTACCAGCGGATCCTGCTCGACGAGTTCCAGGACACCGACCCGATCCAGATCGAGCTCGCGGTGCGGATCGCCGCCGGCGCCGACGGGGACGCGGCCGACTGGCGCGAGGTCGCGGTGCCCGCGGGCGCGCTGTTCGTGGTCGGCGATCCGAAGCAGTCGATCTACCGGTTCCGCCGCGCCGACATCGGGGCGTTCCTCGCCGCCCGCACGCGGCTCGGCGGCGTGCTCGACCTGACCACGAACTTCCGCGCCACTCCCGACCTGCTGGGCTGGATCAACACCGTGTTCGGACAGCTGATCCAGCCGACGGCGGACAGCCAGCCGGAGTACGTCGGACTCGACCCGGATCCGAGTCGCCCGCCCTGGGACGGAGCCGGCCCGGCCGTGCTCGCCGTGGGGCCGGACCCGCACCCGGTCCAGACCAGCGCCGACAGGGTGCGCGAGCTGGAGGCGGCGGACGTCGCGAGCACGATCCTGCGCGCGGTCGCCGAGGGTTGGCAGGTCGACGACCGCGCCGACGGCAGCTGGCAGCGACGGCCCCTGCGGCTCGGTGACGTGACGATCCTGGTCCCGACGCGCACGTCGATCGGGGCGTTGGAGAGCGCGTTCGACCAAGCGGGCATTCCGTTCCGTACGGATGCGACCTCGCTGGTGTACTCCTCCCGCGAGGTGCGCGACCTGATGCTCGCGGCCCGCGCACTCGCAGATCCGACCGACCAGCTGGCGCTGGTGTCCACGCTGCGTTCGACGCTGTTCGGCTGCGGTGACGACGACCTGTGGCGGTGGAAGGAGGCCGGCGGCCGGTGGTCGATCTTCGCGCCGCCGCCGGAGGAGGTCCCGCCCGACGATCCGGTGCGCGAGTCGATGGCTTGGCTGCGTTCGGCCGCGTTGGCACGACCGCAGCTCGCGCCGGTCGAGCTGTTGGACCGGATCGTTCGGGACCGGCACCAGCTCGAGCTCGCGGTCGACGCCGACGGGCTGGGTCGGCCGCGGCATCGGGAGAGATGGCGGCGGATCAGGTACGTGCTCGACCAGGCGCGGGCCTGGTCGGAGGCCGAGCACGGGACGCTCCGTGAGTACCTCGCGTGGGCGGCGCGGCAGGCCGAGGAGTCGGCACGGGTGAGCGAGCCCGTGCTGCCGGAGTCCGACGAGGACGCCGTACGGATCATGACGATCCACGCCGCGAAGGGGCTGCAGTTCCCGATGGTGATCGTGTCGGGGCTGGGCGCGCGGTGGCCGAACACGACAGCGCGCGCGTTGTGGTCGACGAACGGCTACCAGCTGCGGGTGACCCGGTACACGGAGACGGCCGGGTACGCCGAGGCGGCCGCGGCCGAACGCGAGCTGGAACACGCCGAGGACCTGCGGTTGCTCTACGTCGCCTGCACGCGGGCCGAGTCGCGGCTGGTGGTCTCGTTGCACAGGTCCGCGCGGCGCTATCCCGCCCGGGATCAGGTGTCGCTTTCACTCGCCGAGCTGTTGGCGTCAGCGAGCGCGTCGACCGGGCAGCAGACCTGGACGTGCGCGGGCGACCTGTCGGCCGTGCCGCCGTTGCCGTCGGTGGTCGCGGCCGCACCCGTGCCGTTCCCGACCTGGACCGAGTGGCAGGTCGAGCACGCGCGGGCGGTCGCCCAGGCGACGCTGCCGGCGGCGGTGTCGGCGACAGACGTGGCGCACGGCCGGGCACCGGTCGAGCTGCCGTCGGTGGCGATCGCCGGCCTGGCCAAGCAGCCGCGCGACCTCGAGCTGCCGCCGTGGGCGAAGGGACGGTACGGCACCGCGGTCGGCCGGGCCGTACACGCCGTTCTACAGACCGTGTCGCTCGCGACCGGCGACGGCCTGGAGCCGATCGCCGAGTCGCTGTCCCAAGCCGAGGGAGTCGGCGAGCACAGCGCCGTCGTCGCGGCCATGTCCCGTTCGGCGTTGGCCTCGCCGGTGATCGGGCGAGCGGCGACACGGGAGCACTGGAAGGAGACGTACGTCGGCACGATCATCGACGACGTCCTGGTGGAGGGGTACGTCGACCTGCTCTACCGCGAGGACGACGGCCGCCTGGTGATCGTCGACTACAAGACCGACGCCGCCCCGACCGAGGAGACGGTGCGCGCGTACGCGACCCAGCTCAGCCTCTACGCCAGGGCGATCCACGACGCGACCGGCTCCCCCGCCGACTGCGTCCTGCTGTTCTGCTCCGTCGACGCCGGCGCTACCGAGCTGTGGCTGCCGCTATGA
- a CDS encoding phosphotransferase, with protein MREVAGAFGLGDVLAVAYLPNGMMNRNWRVETSSGTYAIKQLRDVEPDPARRQHDTIDQLAAAGLPVPRVVRTGEGDSVVEVDGLSYAASQWMVGEHREGATLAIAECVELGGLLGVLHHELERVLPDVPDQVEVRVRDHGGAVADAERYLALIAAKDEPDTFDRLAERGLIEGLELLAKYRDRAPKPDIGGGGWIHGDFNHFNVLWEAGSVRAVLDWDRLKAAPRGMEVARAAELLFWQETTFDLKRMAAFIGGYRAVAPIDSSDLLAGLQLRWWNLLCGFWPLDAHYDRNDLTCDHLFEPRCARLAWWCSHEDELIAAATAR; from the coding sequence ATGCGAGAAGTGGCGGGGGCGTTCGGGCTGGGCGACGTGCTCGCGGTCGCGTACCTGCCGAACGGGATGATGAACCGCAACTGGCGGGTCGAGACGTCGAGCGGGACGTACGCGATCAAGCAGCTCCGCGACGTCGAACCCGACCCGGCGCGTCGTCAGCACGACACGATCGACCAGCTCGCCGCAGCTGGCCTGCCCGTGCCTCGGGTGGTCCGGACCGGCGAAGGCGACTCGGTCGTCGAGGTGGACGGACTCTCGTATGCAGCCAGTCAGTGGATGGTGGGTGAACATCGCGAAGGCGCGACGCTGGCGATCGCCGAGTGTGTCGAGCTCGGTGGGCTGCTCGGCGTGCTGCACCACGAGCTCGAGCGTGTCCTGCCAGACGTGCCGGATCAGGTTGAGGTGAGGGTGCGCGATCACGGCGGCGCGGTGGCGGACGCCGAGCGGTACCTTGCGCTGATCGCAGCGAAGGACGAGCCCGACACCTTCGATCGTCTGGCTGAGCGCGGTCTGATCGAAGGGTTGGAGCTGCTCGCGAAGTACCGTGACCGGGCGCCCAAGCCCGACATCGGCGGTGGCGGGTGGATCCATGGCGACTTCAACCACTTCAACGTGCTGTGGGAAGCGGGCAGCGTGCGTGCCGTTCTGGACTGGGATCGGCTGAAGGCCGCGCCCCGCGGGATGGAGGTCGCTCGAGCCGCCGAGCTGCTGTTCTGGCAGGAGACGACCTTCGATCTCAAACGGATGGCGGCGTTCATCGGTGGGTACCGCGCCGTGGCACCGATCGACTCGTCGGATCTCCTTGCTGGGTTGCAGCTTCGGTGGTGGAACCTACTCTGCGGGTTCTGGCCGCTCGACGCGCACTACGACCGGAACGACCTGACCTGCGACCATCTCTTCGAGCCACGCTGCGCTCGGCTCGCCTGGTGGTGCTCACACGAGGATGAGCTCATAGCGGCAGCCACAGCTCGGTAG
- a CDS encoding PD-(D/E)XK nuclease family protein has translation MTAQQIVAPFGAAAYEALRRAVAAAKRDAPLAQVTLIVSSELVGVTARRALARDNGSGRPGIAGLAVLTLRRLAEQLAGDKLARAGRRPLTDPVLATAVRRVLTDAPGRFDTVAEHFGTVRAIAKAHRELRTLPPQAVDDLAVTGGPLVADVVRLHHAIRAIVQTRWFDPVDLLDAATEQAGERELAGFGTIVTFLPRELDHPERELLATLDELVEVRPESAEAFGTRVLHATDPDDEVRAVVREVTTRLANTPGHRIAILYGTADPYARLLHEHLAAADLRIHGRAVRPTAERPLPRALLRLLALPDQDVRRDQLMAVLSDVPVWFRGARVEASLAERTSRRAGVVRGTDWQRLANLAAEYREIVALEREVPEPRDWLIERNVGLATAADDLLAFVTDLRDRLDALREPGTWRALSAGLESLWQHVLGVDERTTFSEEQRRAADKVSTLISSLASLDGVAGGATLQAARELLELELTDDLDRVGKIGVGVLVGPISDGPGLDVDLLIVVGLAEGLLPARQREDPLLPDRAREGGRDLPTGKQRLVQQRDQLHAALAGAEESLLTFPRGDLRRGGVRVPSRWLLPTLRRLAHDPGLQGTTWQRTPSEAIVELPSHAHAVETLRRPATSQEWRQRSAVAAAARGEKIDDKVDGVLFRRSLEAARARRSDAFTRFDGNLREVTGLPDPTERAAVSPTALESWTTCPHGYFLQQVLRIRPNDTPEELLRISALQRGSLVHAIYERFIQEAIDSGEIPAPNVPWDEAARARMRTIAAEEFTNVEQRGATGSPLLWEQDRQDILTDVLTFLSHDDRRRAEGGLTPVATELWFNEIPVDLPDGRTMLLKGTADRVDRAIGGGLVVADYKTGALASSYDRLSVDNPIDHGHRLQLPIYALAAQHKLGETDVPVHSEYWFATRRGRYEVCGYLVSDAVLAELRDALTVIVDGIRTGLFPPRPVKDSGGYHCVYCDPDGLGDALAVRTWERVRTAPELAAFQALVHPEGEGDDG, from the coding sequence ATGACCGCTCAGCAGATCGTGGCGCCGTTCGGGGCCGCGGCGTACGAGGCGTTGCGGCGGGCTGTCGCCGCCGCCAAGCGGGATGCTCCGCTCGCGCAGGTCACGCTGATCGTCTCCTCGGAGCTGGTCGGCGTCACCGCCCGGCGGGCGCTCGCGCGGGACAACGGGAGCGGGCGCCCCGGCATCGCCGGGCTCGCCGTTCTCACGCTCCGCAGGCTCGCCGAGCAGCTGGCCGGCGACAAGCTCGCAAGGGCTGGGCGCAGGCCGCTGACCGACCCGGTCCTCGCCACCGCCGTCCGCCGCGTGCTCACCGACGCGCCGGGCAGGTTCGACACCGTCGCCGAGCACTTCGGCACCGTGCGGGCCATCGCCAAGGCGCACCGCGAGCTCCGCACCCTCCCACCCCAGGCCGTCGACGACCTCGCGGTAACCGGCGGCCCGCTCGTCGCGGACGTCGTCCGCCTGCACCACGCGATCCGCGCGATCGTCCAGACCCGCTGGTTCGATCCGGTCGACCTCCTCGACGCGGCCACCGAGCAGGCGGGCGAGCGCGAGCTCGCGGGGTTCGGCACCATCGTCACGTTCCTCCCACGCGAGCTCGACCACCCCGAGCGCGAGCTGCTCGCCACCCTCGACGAACTCGTCGAGGTCCGCCCCGAGTCGGCCGAGGCGTTCGGCACCCGCGTGCTGCACGCTACCGACCCCGACGACGAGGTCCGCGCCGTCGTCCGCGAGGTCACCACCAGGCTGGCCAACACGCCAGGCCACCGGATCGCGATCCTGTACGGCACCGCCGACCCGTACGCCCGCCTGCTGCACGAGCACCTGGCCGCCGCCGACCTCCGCATCCACGGCAGGGCCGTCCGCCCGACCGCGGAGCGACCGCTCCCCCGCGCGCTGTTGCGGCTGCTCGCGCTCCCCGACCAGGACGTCCGCCGCGACCAGCTGATGGCCGTCCTCTCCGACGTCCCGGTCTGGTTCCGCGGCGCCAGGGTCGAGGCCAGCCTCGCCGAACGCACCTCCCGCCGGGCCGGCGTGGTCCGCGGCACCGACTGGCAACGCCTCGCCAACCTGGCCGCGGAGTACAGGGAGATCGTCGCCCTCGAACGAGAGGTACCCGAGCCGCGCGACTGGCTGATCGAACGCAACGTTGGCCTGGCCACCGCGGCCGACGACCTGCTCGCGTTCGTCACCGACCTCCGCGACCGGCTCGACGCCCTCCGCGAGCCCGGAACGTGGCGCGCCCTCTCCGCCGGCCTCGAGTCGCTCTGGCAGCACGTCCTCGGCGTCGACGAACGCACCACGTTCTCCGAGGAGCAACGCCGCGCCGCCGACAAGGTCTCGACGCTCATCTCCAGCCTGGCCAGCCTCGACGGCGTGGCCGGCGGCGCGACCCTCCAGGCCGCCCGCGAGCTACTCGAGCTCGAGCTCACCGACGACCTCGACCGGGTCGGCAAGATCGGCGTCGGCGTCCTCGTCGGCCCGATCAGCGACGGCCCCGGCCTGGACGTCGACCTGCTGATCGTCGTCGGTCTCGCCGAAGGCCTGCTGCCAGCGCGACAGCGCGAGGACCCGCTGCTGCCGGATCGAGCCCGCGAAGGCGGACGCGACCTGCCCACCGGGAAGCAACGCCTCGTCCAGCAACGCGACCAGCTGCACGCCGCACTGGCCGGCGCGGAAGAGTCGCTGCTCACGTTCCCGCGCGGCGACCTGCGCCGCGGCGGCGTGCGGGTGCCGTCGCGCTGGCTCCTGCCCACGCTGCGAAGGCTCGCCCACGACCCCGGACTGCAGGGCACCACCTGGCAACGAACGCCAAGCGAAGCCATCGTCGAGCTGCCCTCGCACGCGCACGCCGTCGAGACCCTCCGGCGCCCCGCCACCAGCCAGGAGTGGCGCCAACGCAGCGCCGTCGCCGCGGCGGCCAGAGGCGAGAAGATCGACGACAAGGTCGACGGCGTGCTGTTCCGCCGCTCGCTCGAGGCGGCCCGCGCAAGGCGGAGCGACGCGTTCACCAGGTTCGATGGCAACCTCCGCGAGGTCACCGGCCTCCCCGACCCGACCGAGCGCGCAGCCGTCTCACCGACCGCCCTCGAGTCCTGGACCACCTGCCCGCACGGCTACTTCCTCCAACAGGTGTTGAGGATCCGCCCCAACGACACCCCCGAAGAGCTCTTGCGGATCAGCGCCCTGCAACGCGGTTCGCTGGTACACGCGATCTACGAACGGTTCATTCAGGAGGCGATCGACAGCGGCGAGATCCCGGCCCCGAACGTTCCCTGGGACGAGGCCGCGAGGGCCCGCATGCGCACGATCGCGGCGGAGGAGTTCACCAACGTCGAACAACGCGGCGCCACCGGATCGCCGCTGCTCTGGGAGCAGGACCGGCAGGACATCCTCACCGACGTCCTGACGTTCCTCAGCCACGACGATCGGCGCCGCGCCGAGGGCGGCCTGACGCCGGTGGCGACCGAGCTCTGGTTCAACGAGATCCCCGTCGACCTGCCCGACGGTCGGACGATGCTGCTCAAGGGCACCGCCGACCGAGTCGACCGCGCAATCGGCGGCGGCCTCGTCGTCGCCGACTACAAGACCGGCGCGCTGGCGTCGTCGTACGACCGGCTCAGCGTCGACAACCCGATCGACCACGGCCACCGCCTCCAGCTGCCGATCTACGCGCTCGCGGCCCAACACAAGCTCGGCGAGACCGACGTCCCGGTCCACTCCGAGTACTGGTTCGCGACCAGGCGTGGCCGGTACGAGGTCTGCGGCTACCTCGTCTCCGACGCCGTGCTGGCCGAGCTCCGCGACGCGCTCACGGTGATCGTCGACGGCATCCGGACCGGCCTGTTCCCGCCCCGCCCGGTGAAGGACAGCGGCGGCTACCACTGCGTCTACTGCGATCCCGACGGCCTCGGCGACGCCCTCGCCGTGCGGACCTGGGAGCGCGTCCGGACCGCACCCGAGCTGGCCGCGTTCCAGGCCCTCGTCCATCCCGAAGGCGAGGGCGACGATGGCTGA
- a CDS encoding SWIM zinc finger family protein, translating to MTASCFDAAKELIVDADLASFERGVKYAEDGHVTELARGGGVVFGTVEGSHRYRVRISKDDWSCECPVAVEDGRICKHTVAVALLITGEEGPPIAERGSAVQEYLRTRGQDDLIDLVLEAMDDAPAFATRLSDRAARAVGDLGAISEQLEELVRRPRKLDARSTVIYGRQLGAASDLLEGLIEAERPEAVALIQRTLVKVVRLLSSADDASGAIGSAAVRLLELHARACAAVPPKPLQLVRWLVKFSFDDQQYFSIDIADYAEPLGERGIAAFRQEVEARIREAPTSLAARRAQRNLAAHNS from the coding sequence ATGACCGCCTCCTGCTTCGATGCCGCGAAGGAGCTCATCGTCGACGCCGACCTGGCGTCCTTCGAGCGCGGCGTGAAGTACGCCGAGGACGGGCACGTCACCGAGCTCGCCCGCGGTGGCGGTGTCGTCTTCGGGACTGTCGAAGGTTCGCACCGCTATCGGGTGCGGATCAGCAAGGACGACTGGTCGTGCGAGTGCCCGGTGGCAGTCGAAGACGGCCGCATCTGCAAGCACACCGTCGCGGTCGCGCTGCTGATCACCGGCGAGGAAGGCCCGCCGATCGCCGAGCGTGGTTCGGCGGTGCAGGAGTATCTGCGCACCCGCGGCCAGGACGACCTGATCGACCTCGTGCTCGAGGCCATGGACGACGCGCCGGCCTTCGCCACCCGGCTGTCCGACCGGGCCGCCCGCGCGGTCGGCGACCTCGGCGCGATCAGCGAGCAGCTCGAGGAGCTCGTTCGCCGGCCGCGCAAGCTCGACGCGCGGTCGACCGTGATCTACGGCCGGCAGCTGGGCGCCGCGTCCGATCTGCTCGAAGGGCTGATCGAGGCGGAGCGGCCGGAGGCGGTGGCGTTGATCCAACGGACGTTGGTGAAGGTAGTTCGCCTGCTGTCATCGGCCGACGACGCGTCCGGCGCGATCGGCTCGGCAGCGGTGCGGCTGCTCGAGCTGCACGCGCGGGCCTGCGCTGCCGTTCCGCCGAAGCCGTTGCAGCTGGTGCGGTGGCTGGTGAAGTTCAGCTTCGACGACCAGCAGTACTTCAGCATCGACATCGCCGACTACGCCGAGCCACTTGGCGAGCGCGGCATCGCGGCGTTCCGGCAGGAGGTCGAGGCGCGGATCCGCGAGGCTCCGACGTCGCTCGCCGCCCGCCGCGCCCAGCGCAACCTCGCGGCGCACAACAGCTAG
- a CDS encoding DUF4262 domain-containing protein: MRRSFYNLARNAILEHGWYVQFVGMGVCADPSCDGGRDDPVSEPPFAYTVGLTRYRDHPEVVMFGSCMDCGGHALNLVGAAARDGRDVTDPAVLDDLFGPCVARMLRVADSSTHLQVANGMYRAAGAPPIPALQLVTSEEGRFPWDTDYPRDRTHQPLLGRAS, translated from the coding sequence ATGCGACGCAGTTTCTACAACCTGGCTCGGAACGCGATCCTCGAGCACGGCTGGTACGTCCAGTTCGTCGGCATGGGCGTCTGCGCGGATCCCTCCTGCGATGGCGGGCGCGACGACCCGGTCAGCGAGCCGCCGTTCGCGTACACGGTCGGGCTGACGCGCTATCGAGACCACCCGGAGGTCGTCATGTTCGGCTCCTGCATGGACTGCGGCGGCCACGCCCTCAACCTCGTCGGCGCCGCGGCCCGCGACGGCCGCGACGTGACCGACCCAGCCGTCCTCGACGACCTGTTCGGCCCCTGCGTCGCCCGGATGCTGCGGGTGGCCGACTCCTCCACCCACCTCCAGGTCGCGAACGGCATGTACAGAGCGGCCGGCGCCCCACCGATCCCGGCCCTCCAGCTGGTGACGTCGGAGGAGGGCAGGTTTCCCTGGGACACCGACTACCCGCGGGACCGCACCCACCAACCCCTCCTCGGCCGAGCAAGCTGA